A single Phoenix dactylifera cultivar Barhee BC4 chromosome 1, palm_55x_up_171113_PBpolish2nd_filt_p, whole genome shotgun sequence DNA region contains:
- the LOC120111681 gene encoding uncharacterized protein LOC120111681: protein MDRKGKQPATKATEEAARGKGKPTAAWSKPMGRGVRPSAWSRPGPWVTHWPTAEEVDRLSRRFPEVLRPPEEPIEAARQVWEGRAAIVRSFGRRIPAEWVAKDVATRAKLEGVVAVPLADEYIALRFRSTEDRDRALREGPWVVAGQLLAMSPWVPDFEPGDGTVNRALVWLRLPRLPPKYWSTSTILHIAARAGQPVAVDEVTEQQAAMGFARIKVAIDPTEPLRPGVLIQGKTKVRWQPFVFENVPVLCPSCGRMGHTEVTCRFRTATGAHREVHPVATEAGDNPDLPPFDGGEEVQGPVYGPWMVGRRSRELPPRPKEPPGADLGAGSSARRPVSPVVPASSPATVSPADTAGWQKPAKVARRRSPVAAEGEGLQLALPPGPF, encoded by the coding sequence ATGGATCGCAAAGGGAAGCAGCCGGCGACGAAGGCGACGGAGGAAGCGGCGAGAGGCAAAGGTAAGCCCACTGCTGCCTGGTCGAAGCCGATGGGTCGTGGGGTGCGCCCCTCAGCCTGGTCGAGGCCGGGGCCGTGGGTAACCCACTGGCccacggccgaggaggtggaccgCCTGAGCCGCCGCTTCCCGGAGGTGCTGCGGCCGCCGGAAGAACCGATTGAGGCGGCCCGGCAGGTATGGGAAGGGCGGGCGGCGATTGTCCGCAGCTTTGGCCGCCGGATTCCGGCGGAATGGGTGGCCAAGGATGTGGCCACCCGCGCAAAGCTTGAAGGAGTGGTGGCCGTCCCGCTAGCGGATGAGTACATTGCCCTGAGATTCCGGTCGACGGAGGACCGGGATCGGGCTCTCAGGGAAGGGccgtgggtggtggcggggcaaTTGCTCGCTATGAGCCCGTGGGTGCCGGACTTTGAGCCGGGGGATGGCACGGTGAACAGGGCTTTGGTATGGCTCCGGCTGCCACGACTACCGCCGAAGTACTGGTCGACGTCGACCATCCTCCACATCGCGGCGCGCGCCGGCCAGCCGGTGGCGGTGGATGAAGTCACCGAGCAGCAAGCGGCGATGGGTTTCGCCCGCATTAAAGTCGCGATTGATCCCACTGAACCGCTGCGGCCCGGTGTGCTAATACAGGGGAAGACGAAGGTGCGGTGGCAGCCCTTCGTCTTCGAGAACGTCCCTGTTCTTTGCCCTAGTTGTGGGCGAATGGGGCATACGGAAGTGACTTGCCGCTTCCGGACGGCAACGGGTGCACACCGGGAGGTGCATCCGGTGGCAACTGAGGCGGGGGACAACCCGGACCTACCGCCCTTCGATGGTGGGGAGGAGGTCCAGGGGCCAGTTTACGGCCCCTGGATGGTGGGGAGGAGGTCCAGGGAGCTGCCGCCGCGGCCGAAGGAGCCTCCCGGGGCCGATCTTGGGGCTGGGTCGTCTGCGAGGCGTCCGGTGAGTCCGGTGGTGCCGGCGTCGTCGCCTGCAACGGTGTCTCCGGCAGACACGGCCGGCTGGCAAAAGCCAGCTAAAGTTGCGCGGCGGCGCTCGCCGGTGGCAGCGGAGGGGGAAGGGCTTCAGCTGGCCCTTCCTCCCGGCCCGTTTTAG